In Desulfovibrio inopinatus DSM 10711, the following proteins share a genomic window:
- the fliJ gene encoding flagellar export protein FliJ has protein sequence MPRVFKFNLQKVLDYRERLEDEAKQAFADAQAKIFAQNQFLDKLQHQLAEHEQASVAQKTQTAAEMMLYRDYKERLLQEVAQAVNRLAELEQHCETCRVDLVIRSKDRKLLEKLKENQAKRHARDLAHAEQSEFDEMATVRYRPKDI, from the coding sequence ATGCCTCGTGTCTTCAAGTTCAACTTACAAAAGGTTCTTGATTACCGTGAGCGCCTTGAAGATGAGGCAAAACAGGCGTTTGCCGATGCCCAGGCCAAAATATTTGCGCAAAATCAGTTTCTCGACAAACTGCAGCATCAACTTGCTGAGCATGAACAGGCGAGTGTTGCTCAAAAAACACAGACAGCCGCAGAAATGATGTTGTATCGAGATTATAAGGAACGCCTTTTGCAAGAAGTCGCGCAGGCCGTCAATCGTCTGGCAGAGCTGGAGCAGCATTGCGAAACCTGTCGGGTTGATTTGGTAATCCGGTCGAAAGATCGGAAACTTCTCGAAAAACTCAAGGAAAACCAAGCGAAACGCCATGCTCGAGACCTTGCACACGCCGAACAATCTGAATTCGATGAAATGGCAACCGTCCGGTACAGGCCGAAAGATATCTAG
- a CDS encoding MotE family protein has translation MKFGVLMFMGLDAIFPNPESFPTGVNVSTSSKVLPATPVATVSASVVAPVLNAVSLASTAQAQTNAANAQTQAPQGAASGDSPLNWDALKKKQDEIAQREQALKALEAELSKRVERLDQLEGQLKEAVEQASAAKNKKLRHLIDVYSNMKAKQAAQVLQDLDEDIAVQILAGMRGRQAGEILTYVEAKKAAKLSEKLTQFQVLEPGP, from the coding sequence GTGAAATTCGGTGTCCTTATGTTTATGGGGCTTGATGCCATCTTCCCCAATCCAGAGTCCTTTCCTACTGGAGTCAATGTATCGACATCATCGAAAGTGTTACCCGCTACGCCCGTCGCGACCGTATCCGCATCTGTCGTTGCCCCCGTTTTAAACGCCGTATCTCTGGCTTCTACAGCCCAAGCACAAACCAATGCTGCGAATGCACAGACACAGGCGCCCCAAGGCGCAGCTTCTGGCGATTCGCCGTTAAACTGGGATGCGTTAAAGAAAAAACAAGATGAAATTGCGCAGCGCGAACAAGCACTGAAAGCGCTTGAAGCAGAACTCAGCAAACGTGTCGAACGGTTGGACCAACTTGAAGGCCAGTTGAAAGAAGCTGTTGAGCAGGCGTCGGCAGCGAAGAACAAGAAACTTCGTCATCTTATTGACGTTTATTCCAACATGAAAGCCAAACAAGCCGCACAAGTCCTTCAAGATTTAGACGAAGATATCGCTGTCCAAATTTTGGCAGGTATGCGTGGACGTCAGGCGGGTGAAATTCTCACCTATGTCGAAGCCAAAAAGGCCGCCAAACTTTCCGAAAAATTGACCCAGTTTCAGGTGCTAGAACCAGGTCCATGA